A single genomic interval of Microbulbifer variabilis harbors:
- a CDS encoding FAD:protein FMN transferase produces MLRFIRSLLLGGAALCAAPVLAEWHYAERAIMGTEVHLQLWHENASEAEYLIEKVMKEFHRLDNQLSPYKPESELSLVNRKAGKTAVNISDELLSLVDKSLWFSHLTDGAFDISYATLGKHYDFRNRKQADSALTDSLIEALNYRHLHLNKKSKTLRFGHSKTKIDLGGIAKGYAVDKAIQILEQAEVCCASVSAGGDARMLGDKRGEPWLVGIRHPREKSKSAAVIPLSDIAISTSGDYERFFIDEQQERIHHIFNPNTGKPADTAVGDSDKLISVSIIGPRGFDTDPLSTSVFVLGKKKGLALIDRLPQFEAVVIDSNKRLFFSQGLANPQ; encoded by the coding sequence ATGTTGCGTTTTATTCGATCTCTCCTGTTAGGTGGTGCCGCCCTCTGTGCGGCACCAGTATTGGCCGAGTGGCACTATGCCGAGCGTGCAATCATGGGCACTGAAGTCCATCTTCAGCTCTGGCACGAGAATGCCAGTGAGGCTGAATACCTGATCGAAAAGGTAATGAAGGAATTCCATCGCTTAGATAACCAGTTGTCACCTTACAAACCAGAAAGCGAGCTATCCCTCGTTAATCGCAAAGCAGGCAAAACCGCAGTCAATATCTCCGATGAGCTGCTTTCTCTGGTGGATAAGTCCCTCTGGTTCAGCCACCTGACCGATGGAGCCTTTGATATCAGCTACGCTACTCTCGGCAAACACTATGATTTCCGCAACAGAAAACAGGCAGACTCCGCCCTTACTGACTCTCTAATTGAGGCGCTGAACTACCGTCACTTACATTTGAATAAAAAGTCCAAGACCCTGCGTTTTGGTCACAGCAAAACAAAAATTGACCTGGGTGGAATTGCCAAAGGGTATGCTGTGGATAAAGCCATTCAAATTCTCGAACAGGCTGAAGTCTGCTGTGCCAGTGTCAGCGCCGGTGGCGATGCACGTATGCTAGGCGATAAACGCGGTGAACCTTGGCTGGTAGGCATTCGTCACCCGCGAGAAAAAAGCAAAAGTGCCGCAGTAATCCCCCTGAGCGACATTGCCATTTCAACCTCCGGTGACTACGAGCGCTTTTTTATTGATGAACAGCAAGAGCGTATACATCATATTTTCAATCCAAATACCGGAAAGCCCGCAGACACAGCTGTTGGAGACAGCGATAAATTAATCAGTGTCAGTATTATCGGCCCAAGGGGTTTTGATACCGATCCACTTTCCACCAGTGTATTTGTGCTGGGTAAGAAAAAAGGACTGGCACTCATTGATCGCCTGCCCCAATTTGAAGCAGTGGTTATCGACAGTAACAAACGTCTGTTCTTCAGTCAGGGACTGGCAAATCCACAATAA
- a CDS encoding general secretion pathway protein GspF: protein MSKKKHFELDQPLRHPDHHRPVTRRDFLAQGFRAGMATVLGGSVFSMFANPHNAHAALSADLEDLRKSNGGPCDVSAFGAGKIPFICFDLAGGANIAGSNVLVGKQGGQMDFLGTAGYNKQGLPGDMIPSAGEGFVNTDLGLAFHSDSGMLRGILEKVSSGTATATNGAVIPARSENDTGNNPHNPMYGINKAGANGSLLALIGSRSSDSGGNSMAPSAMINPEVRPTKVDRPSDVTGLVDVGDLVGLLSQEDTVAVMESMYRISDAKLGKVNTRVGADAIIKDMVRCGYMKSADLADRFGNPADLNPEADPDIVGPSGIFTSAELSGDGEFRKTASTMKLVVNGYAGAGTITMGGYDYHTGDRATGEMRDLRAGRCIGACLEYAARRNQPLMIYVFSDGSVFSNGMIDDSVEGRGKGVWTGDNQQTAASFFLVYNPAGRPQLLGGSADEQARHQQLGYMRSSGDVETSSSPAANNVNLLVETVVMNYLALHGEQDNFEKIFPNHGLGSVTLRDSMTAFAPIR from the coding sequence ATGAGCAAGAAAAAACATTTTGAGCTGGACCAGCCCCTACGCCACCCGGATCACCACCGCCCGGTAACCCGTCGTGATTTTCTCGCCCAGGGCTTCCGCGCGGGCATGGCGACAGTATTAGGTGGCTCTGTATTCAGTATGTTTGCCAACCCACATAATGCCCACGCAGCTCTGTCCGCCGACCTGGAAGACCTGCGCAAGAGTAATGGCGGCCCCTGTGATGTTAGCGCTTTTGGCGCCGGTAAAATTCCATTTATCTGTTTCGACCTCGCCGGTGGAGCCAATATCGCAGGCTCCAATGTATTGGTAGGCAAACAGGGTGGTCAGATGGATTTTCTCGGTACGGCCGGCTACAACAAACAGGGGCTGCCGGGCGATATGATCCCCTCAGCCGGAGAAGGATTTGTTAACACCGACCTGGGCCTTGCTTTCCATAGCGACAGCGGCATGTTGCGCGGTATCTTGGAAAAAGTGAGCTCCGGCACTGCTACCGCTACCAACGGTGCGGTGATCCCGGCACGCTCGGAAAACGATACCGGCAACAATCCTCACAACCCCATGTACGGAATCAACAAGGCCGGGGCCAATGGTTCCCTACTGGCCCTGATCGGCTCTCGCTCCAGTGATTCCGGTGGTAACTCCATGGCTCCGTCGGCAATGATCAACCCTGAAGTTCGCCCAACCAAAGTGGACAGGCCTTCTGATGTTACCGGCCTCGTAGATGTGGGCGACCTGGTGGGCCTGCTCAGCCAGGAAGACACGGTTGCAGTGATGGAATCCATGTACCGTATTTCTGATGCCAAGCTGGGTAAGGTAAACACTCGCGTGGGAGCCGATGCGATTATCAAGGATATGGTGCGCTGCGGTTATATGAAGAGCGCTGACCTGGCGGACCGCTTCGGTAATCCCGCCGATCTAAACCCCGAAGCCGACCCGGATATTGTCGGTCCCTCCGGTATTTTTACCAGTGCTGAACTGAGTGGGGATGGAGAATTCCGCAAAACCGCTTCAACGATGAAACTAGTGGTGAATGGCTATGCCGGTGCCGGCACTATCACCATGGGCGGCTACGACTACCATACTGGCGACCGCGCCACCGGCGAGATGCGCGACCTGCGTGCCGGTCGCTGTATTGGCGCCTGCCTGGAGTATGCTGCACGTCGTAACCAGCCACTGATGATTTATGTCTTCAGCGATGGTTCGGTTTTCTCCAACGGAATGATCGACGACTCTGTCGAAGGTCGTGGCAAGGGTGTGTGGACCGGAGACAATCAGCAAACCGCTGCTTCTTTCTTCCTGGTATACAACCCTGCCGGGCGTCCGCAATTACTCGGAGGCAGCGCCGACGAGCAGGCAAGGCATCAGCAGCTGGGTTATATGCGTTCCTCCGGGGACGTGGAAACGTCTTCAAGTCCCGCCGCCAACAACGTTAATCTACTGGTAGAAACGGTAGTCATGAATTACCTGGCTTTACATGGTGAACAAGATAACTTTGAAAAAATCTTTCCCAACCACGGTCTCGGTAGCGTTACCCTCAGGGACAGCATGACCGCTTTTGCCCCCATAAGATAA
- a CDS encoding AraC family transcriptional regulator, translated as MGRVLQLFIFSLALFTGAASQAQQESFSAEKLENLKRDVIKLNRDLLILEEDLLYPAQSQMAFYVSVDVGHYFQLDAVKLHIDNKLTASHLYTDHQRSALVRGGIQPLHKGNLKYGNYTISAFFTGLGPEGREYKRGATLELEKTDEPVVIELRISDKTGKQQPDFELIQWPTP; from the coding sequence ATGGGACGCGTTCTCCAGTTGTTTATTTTCTCACTCGCCCTCTTCACAGGCGCAGCGTCTCAGGCTCAGCAAGAGTCTTTTTCTGCTGAAAAGCTGGAAAATCTAAAGCGTGATGTTATTAAGTTAAACCGGGATTTATTAATCCTGGAGGAAGACCTGCTCTACCCGGCACAAAGCCAAATGGCTTTTTATGTTTCTGTGGATGTCGGTCACTATTTTCAGTTGGACGCTGTTAAATTACATATCGACAATAAACTCACAGCCAGCCATCTGTATACCGATCACCAACGCAGTGCCCTTGTACGCGGTGGTATCCAACCCCTGCACAAAGGTAACCTGAAATATGGTAACTACACCATTTCCGCTTTCTTTACCGGTCTTGGACCAGAGGGACGCGAGTATAAGCGGGGCGCTACTCTAGAGTTGGAAAAGACCGATGAGCCCGTTGTTATCGAATTGCGCATCTCAGATAAAACCGGCAAACAACAGCCGGACTTTGAACTCATTCAATGGCCCACGCCCTGA